The Anas platyrhynchos isolate ZD024472 breed Pekin duck chromosome Z, IASCAAS_PekinDuck_T2T, whole genome shotgun sequence genome includes a window with the following:
- the ARID3C gene encoding AT-rich interactive domain-containing protein 3C isoform X4 — protein MCACVCASECTTCARTVLPRINVCCKHDVCACTRAVHTHCMHTHPQCMHTHPLHAHTHVACTQPPCCNTFTHPLHAHTPMQGARLPRCAQAHMCSHPACTHGAHIPPTSTTHVRASAVPLHTQPHACNLHPALPAPTQACRHPHACTPTRAHTAPPPFNPPDPGALPGCLPSPCASKWERGGGVAARLPLVAKKKKKKKKKKEEREKERKEGEEKKKKSLPPSLICCGIKEISAGAAPCERRAGAGRSSGRAPGTAGGALGAGGMVGTPSLVAKAAPPAAPPRGSGPPGGLRLAAVMESLQRQQAARLARSPDGPARRPPAEPAPAPGPAPPPPAAPRRRPAPGPAPPPPATGQKEEEEEEKEEEEEEEEEEGEPRDPPPAPHHEWTYEEQFKQLYELDEDPKRKEFLDDLFSFMQKRGLCEEAEPISGP, from the exons atgtgtgcgtgtgtgtgtgcaagtgaATGCACGACGTGTGCACGGACTGTGCTCCCCAGGATAAATGTGTGCTGTAAACAcgatgtgtgtgcatgcacacgtGCAGTGCACACCCattgcatgcacacacacccccagtgcatgcacacacacccattgcatgcacacacacacgttgCATGCACTCAACCCCCCTGTTGCAATACATTTACACACCCgttgcatgcacacacacccaTGCAAGGTGCTCGCCTCCCTCGCTGTGCACAAGCACACATGTGCTCACACCCTGCGTGCACCCACGGAGCACACATACCCCCCACGAGCACCACACATGTGCGTGCAAGCGCAGTCCCCCTGCACACGCAGCCACACGCGTGCAACTTGCACCCCGCGCTCCCAGCGCCCACCCAGGCGTGCAGGCACCCCCACGCGTGCACACCCACTCGTGCACACACAGCTCCCCCCCCCTTCAACCCTCCAGACCCCGGGGCCCTCCCCGGATGCCTCCCTTCGCCGTGCGCTAGCAAatgggagcggggagggggtgTTGCTGCCCGCCTGCCACttgttgcaaagaaaaaaaaaaaaaaaaaaaaaaaaaaggaagaaagagagaaagaaagaaaagaaggggaagaaaaaaaaaaaaaatccctcccaCCTTCTCTCATCTGCTGCGGAATAAAAGAAATATCGGCGGGCGCGGCGCCATGTGAGcggcgggccggggccgggcggagCAGCGGCCGTGCccccgggacggcggggggAGCCCTGGGAGCCGGCGGCATGGTGGGGACCCCCAGCCTGGTGGCCAAAGCCGCCCCG CCGGCCGCCCCACCGCGGGGGTCCGggccgccgggggggctgcggctggCGGCGGTGATGGAGAGCCTGCAGCGGCAGCAGGCGGCCCGCCTGGCCCGCAGCCCCGACGGCCCGGCCCGACGACCCCCGGCCGAGCCCGCtccggcccccggccccgctccgccgccccccgccgccccccgccgccgcccggcccccggccccgctccgccgccccccgccaccgggcagaaggaggaggaggaggaggagaaagaggaggaggaggaagaggaggaggaggaaggggagccCCGGgacccgccgcccgccccgcatCACGAGTGGACCTACGAGGAGCAGTTCAAGCAG
- the SIGMAR1 gene encoding sigma non-opioid intracellular receptor 1, translated as MGVSGSWALRVGLVLGALALLLQGLRGWLACKRYEFQPAEIAQLARHHAGLDHELAFSKIIVELRKKHPGHILPDEDLQWVFVNAGGWMGSMCLLHASLTEYVLLFGTAVDTGGHSGRYWADISDTVISGTFRQWKEGTTRSEIYYPGDTIVHQAGEATSVQWSAGTWMVEYGRGFIPSTLAFALADTLFSTQDFLTLFYTLRVYAKGLLLEASAFISTLGC; from the exons ATGGGGGTGTCGGGGTCGTGGGCGCTGCGGGTCGGGCTGGTTTTGGGGGCTTTGGCCTTGCTGCTGCAGGGTCTGCGGGGCTGGCTGGCCTGCAAGAGGTACGAGTTCCAGCCCGCTGAGATCGCCCAGCTCGCCCGGCACCACGCGG GGCTGGACCATGAGCTGGCGTTCTCCAAGATCATCGTGGAGCTGCGGAAGAAGCACCCGGGCCACATCCTGCCCGACGAGGACCTGCAGTGGGTGTTTGTGAACGCGGGCGGCTGGATGGGCTCCATGTGCCTGCTGCACGCCTCCCTCACCGAGTACGTGCTGCTCTTCGGGACGGCCGTCGACACCGGGGGACACTCGG GTCGGTACTGGGCGGATATCTCCGACACCGTCATTTCGGGCACCTTCCGGCAGTGGAAGGAGGGGACCACCAGGAGTGAGATCTACTATCCCG GGGACACCATCGTGCACCAGGCGGGAGAGGCCACGTCGGTGCAGTGGAGCGCGGGCACCTGGATGGTGGAGTACGGCCGGGGCTTCATCCCCTCCACGCTCGCCTTCGCCCTGGCTGACACCCTCTTCAGCACTCAGGACTTCCTCACCCTCTTCTACACCCTGCGCGTCTACGCCAAGGGCCTGCTCCTGGAAGCCAGCGCCTTCATCAGCACCTTGGGGTGCTGA
- the GALT gene encoding galactose-1-phosphate uridylyltransferase isoform X2 — protein MEEAGGGRGFSASEHQHCRHNPLRDEWVLVSAHRVRRPWRGQLEQPPTEDVPRWDPANPLCPGATRANGEVNPHYEGTFVFPNDFPALQPDSPAPAAARGVCKVMCFHPWSDLTLPLMSLAEIRAVIDAWAELAAELGASYPWVQIFENKGEMMGCSNPHPHCQVWASSFLPNEARLEERTQRQYRERHSVPMLLEYAEQEARRKERLVVENEDWLVVVPYWATWPFQTLLLPRRHVLRLQDLRDSERDSLASIMQRLLIKYDNLFQVSFPYSMGWHGAPTGPHLQEDCRHWQLHAHYYPPLLRSATVRKFMVGYEMLAQAQRDLTPEQAAERLRSLPEVHYKQRRRDGEECGV, from the exons ATGGAGGAAGCCGGAGGGGGACGGGGGTTCAGTGCCAGCG AGCACCAGCACTGCCGCCACAACCCGCTGCGGGACGAGTGGGTGCTGGTGTCCGCACACCGCGTCAGGCGGCCCTGGCgggggcagctggagcagccccCCACTGAGGACGTGCCCCGATGGGACCCCGCCAACCCCCTCTGCCCCGGGGCCACCCGGGCCAACGGCGAG GTGAACCCCCACTACGAGGGCACTTTTGTCTTTCCCAATGATTTCCCTGCGCTGCAGCCTGATTCCCCCGCACCCG CGGCCGCCCGGGGTGTGTG CAAGGTGATGTGCTTCCACCCCTGGTCCGACCTGACGCTGCCCCTCATGTCGCTGGCGGAGATCCGCGCCGTGATCGACGCCTGGGCAGAGCTGGCGGCCGAGCTGGGGGCCTCCTACCCCTGGGTGCAG atcTTCGAGAACAAGGGGGAGATGATGGGCTGCTCCAACCCGCACCCGCACTGCCAG GTGTGGGCCAGCAGCTTCCTCCCCAACGAGGCGCGCCTGGAGGAGCGGACACAGCGGCAGTACCGGGAGCGGCACAGCGTGCCCATGCTGCTGGAGTACGCCGAGCAGGAGGCTCGCCGCAAG GAGCGGCTGGTGGTGGAGAACGAGGACTGGCTGGTGGTGGTGCCCTACTGGGCCACCTGGCCCTTCCagaccctgctgctgccccgccGGCACGTCCTCCGCCTGCAGGACCTGCGTGACAGCGAGAGGGACA GCTTGGCCTCCATCATGCAAAGGCTGCTCATCAAGTACGACAACCTCTTCCAAGTCTCCTTCCCCTACTCCATGGGCTGGCACG GAGCCCCCACGGGTCCCCACCTGCAGGAGGACTGCAGGCACTGGCAGCTCCATGCCCATTACTACCCCCCGCTGCTCCGCTCCGCCACTGTCCGCAAGTTCATGGTGGGCTACGAGATGCTGGCGCAGGCACAGCGGGACCTCACCCCGGAGCAG gctgcagagcgCCTGAGGAGCCTCCCCGAGGTGCACTACAAGCAGAGACGTCGTGATGGGGAGGAGTGCGGGGTCTGA
- the GALT gene encoding galactose-1-phosphate uridylyltransferase isoform X1, with amino-acid sequence MEEAGGGRGFSASEHQHCRHNPLRDEWVLVSAHRVRRPWRGQLEQPPTEDVPRWDPANPLCPGATRANGEVNPHYEGTFVFPNDFPALQPDSPAPGDSDHPLFQAAAARGVCKVMCFHPWSDLTLPLMSLAEIRAVIDAWAELAAELGASYPWVQIFENKGEMMGCSNPHPHCQVWASSFLPNEARLEERTQRQYRERHSVPMLLEYAEQEARRKERLVVENEDWLVVVPYWATWPFQTLLLPRRHVLRLQDLRDSERDSLASIMQRLLIKYDNLFQVSFPYSMGWHGAPTGPHLQEDCRHWQLHAHYYPPLLRSATVRKFMVGYEMLAQAQRDLTPEQAAERLRSLPEVHYKQRRRDGEECGV; translated from the exons ATGGAGGAAGCCGGAGGGGGACGGGGGTTCAGTGCCAGCG AGCACCAGCACTGCCGCCACAACCCGCTGCGGGACGAGTGGGTGCTGGTGTCCGCACACCGCGTCAGGCGGCCCTGGCgggggcagctggagcagccccCCACTGAGGACGTGCCCCGATGGGACCCCGCCAACCCCCTCTGCCCCGGGGCCACCCGGGCCAACGGCGAG GTGAACCCCCACTACGAGGGCACTTTTGTCTTTCCCAATGATTTCCCTGCGCTGCAGCCTGATTCCCCCGCACCCG GTGACAGCGACCACCCGTTGTTTCAAGCAGCGGCCGCCCGGGGTGTGTG CAAGGTGATGTGCTTCCACCCCTGGTCCGACCTGACGCTGCCCCTCATGTCGCTGGCGGAGATCCGCGCCGTGATCGACGCCTGGGCAGAGCTGGCGGCCGAGCTGGGGGCCTCCTACCCCTGGGTGCAG atcTTCGAGAACAAGGGGGAGATGATGGGCTGCTCCAACCCGCACCCGCACTGCCAG GTGTGGGCCAGCAGCTTCCTCCCCAACGAGGCGCGCCTGGAGGAGCGGACACAGCGGCAGTACCGGGAGCGGCACAGCGTGCCCATGCTGCTGGAGTACGCCGAGCAGGAGGCTCGCCGCAAG GAGCGGCTGGTGGTGGAGAACGAGGACTGGCTGGTGGTGGTGCCCTACTGGGCCACCTGGCCCTTCCagaccctgctgctgccccgccGGCACGTCCTCCGCCTGCAGGACCTGCGTGACAGCGAGAGGGACA GCTTGGCCTCCATCATGCAAAGGCTGCTCATCAAGTACGACAACCTCTTCCAAGTCTCCTTCCCCTACTCCATGGGCTGGCACG GAGCCCCCACGGGTCCCCACCTGCAGGAGGACTGCAGGCACTGGCAGCTCCATGCCCATTACTACCCCCCGCTGCTCCGCTCCGCCACTGTCCGCAAGTTCATGGTGGGCTACGAGATGCTGGCGCAGGCACAGCGGGACCTCACCCCGGAGCAG gctgcagagcgCCTGAGGAGCCTCCCCGAGGTGCACTACAAGCAGAGACGTCGTGATGGGGAGGAGTGCGGGGTCTGA